The Noviherbaspirillum saxi genome includes a window with the following:
- a CDS encoding succinylglutamate desuccinylase has protein sequence MHPTITALATGNLTTLTEPFVKAGMTASTPAPGILQLIHSPAQSSRPRLLLSVAIHGDETAPLEMLAHLLDELITAPHRLVLDLMIVVGNPAAIAAEERYIDADLNRMFRSERGDLQTTREAERADDIMSATTAFFDIPKAEKWHLDLHTAIRESYYPTFAVVPEVIDKNGRQALLAWLGKAGIEAAILNPSSAGTYSAYTAERYGAVSATVELGQVGTLGKNDLTRFADTSAALSDFIYTGVPPAGSAPAVFRVTQELIKHSEAFCLSFDRSTKNFTALPPGSLIAQDRQIEYRVGPETEYVVFPNPDVRPGLRAGLMVVREKS, from the coding sequence ATGCATCCCACAATCACCGCACTCGCAACCGGCAACCTGACCACTCTCACAGAACCCTTCGTCAAAGCCGGCATGACAGCCAGTACCCCAGCCCCTGGCATCCTGCAACTCATCCACTCACCGGCACAATCCTCTCGACCACGGCTCTTGCTATCAGTCGCCATCCATGGCGACGAAACCGCACCGCTGGAAATGCTCGCCCACCTCCTCGACGAACTGATAACCGCACCGCATCGACTCGTACTCGACCTCATGATCGTAGTCGGCAACCCCGCTGCCATTGCAGCAGAAGAGCGATACATCGATGCCGACCTGAACCGAATGTTCCGCAGCGAGCGGGGTGATCTTCAGACGACGCGCGAGGCCGAACGGGCAGACGACATCATGAGTGCCACGACAGCTTTCTTCGACATTCCTAAGGCCGAAAAATGGCACCTGGACCTGCATACCGCAATCCGGGAGTCGTACTACCCGACATTCGCGGTGGTGCCCGAGGTTATCGACAAGAATGGAAGGCAAGCCTTGCTGGCATGGCTGGGGAAGGCCGGTATCGAAGCGGCAATCCTGAATCCTTCATCGGCCGGCACTTACAGCGCCTATACCGCCGAGAGATACGGCGCTGTCAGTGCAACGGTGGAACTCGGGCAGGTCGGAACACTGGGAAAGAATGACCTGACGCGCTTTGCTGATACTTCAGCCGCGTTGTCGGATTTCATTTACACAGGCGTCCCGCCTGCGGGATCGGCGCCTGCCGTATTTCGGGTAACGCAGGAACTGATCAAGCACAGCGAAGCTTTCTGTCTGTCGTTTGACCGGAGCACAAAAAATTTTACTGCACTGCCGCCGGGATCATTGATTGCACAGGATCGGCAAATCGAATACCGCGTGGGACCGGAGACCGAGTATGTCGTGTTTCCCAATCCGGACGTGCGCCCCGGTCTAAGGGCGGGCTTGATGGTGGTCAGGGAAAAAAGTTAA
- the astB gene encoding N-succinylarginine dihydrolase, with protein MLNAREFNFDGLVGPSHNYAGLSFGNVASHRNLKSVSNPKEAALQGLAKMRSLAARGFAQGVLPPQVRPNFRLLRSIGFTGSDADVLARAYREAPFILASAYSASPMWTANAATVSPSADTADGRVHFTVANLNNKLHRSYEHEQTARTLRALFGNDRHFLVHDSLPATPAFGDEGAANHTRLCASHGAPGIEMFAYGRIEFDPDAPSPRRFPARQTLEASQAVARLHGLPDKRAIFIQQEPDTIDQGVFHNDVIAVGNGNVLFYHQHAFRDERGAMAALRKALADVQTELQAIRVSAAEVSVADAVSSYLFNSQLLSKTDGRMALVVPQECEENPAVARFLRHLTGSGGPIDELISFNLRQSMRNGGGPACLRLRVALTEDEAAAMHQGVVMNEALYASLVAWVEKHYRDRLAPEDLVDPVLAVEVQIALEELEGILGLPRLYANFAQ; from the coding sequence ATGCTGAATGCACGCGAATTCAATTTCGACGGACTTGTCGGTCCATCGCACAACTATGCCGGCCTTTCGTTCGGCAATGTCGCATCGCATCGCAATCTCAAGAGCGTCTCCAATCCGAAGGAAGCCGCTTTGCAGGGGCTTGCAAAGATGCGCTCGCTTGCAGCGCGCGGATTCGCGCAGGGGGTGTTGCCGCCGCAGGTCCGCCCGAACTTTCGCCTGCTGCGCAGCATTGGCTTTACCGGCAGCGATGCCGATGTGCTGGCACGTGCTTACAGGGAAGCGCCTTTCATTCTGGCGTCCGCCTATTCGGCATCGCCGATGTGGACCGCAAACGCCGCGACAGTCAGCCCATCGGCCGACACTGCGGACGGCCGTGTGCATTTCACGGTGGCCAATCTGAACAATAAACTGCATCGCTCGTATGAACATGAACAGACTGCGCGAACATTGCGTGCGCTATTCGGTAACGACCGGCATTTTCTCGTGCACGATTCCTTGCCCGCGACCCCGGCCTTCGGCGACGAAGGTGCAGCCAATCACACGCGTTTGTGTGCCAGCCATGGTGCACCCGGGATAGAAATGTTCGCGTACGGCAGGATCGAATTCGATCCCGACGCGCCGTCACCAAGACGTTTCCCCGCGCGACAGACGCTGGAGGCAAGCCAGGCGGTGGCGCGTCTGCATGGCCTTCCCGACAAGCGCGCCATCTTCATCCAGCAGGAACCGGATACGATAGATCAGGGCGTTTTTCACAATGATGTGATCGCAGTCGGTAATGGCAACGTACTGTTCTATCACCAGCACGCTTTTCGCGATGAACGCGGGGCCATGGCCGCGCTGCGAAAAGCGCTGGCAGATGTGCAAACGGAGTTGCAGGCGATACGTGTCAGTGCTGCCGAGGTATCGGTCGCGGATGCGGTCTCAAGCTATCTGTTCAACAGCCAGTTGCTGTCAAAAACAGACGGCCGCATGGCCTTGGTCGTACCGCAGGAATGCGAAGAAAACCCGGCGGTGGCGCGCTTTCTGCGGCATTTGACCGGCAGCGGTGGACCGATTGATGAACTGATCAGTTTTAACCTTCGCCAGAGCATGCGCAATGGTGGCGGACCTGCCTGCCTGCGGTTGCGGGTAGCCTTGACAGAAGATGAGGCGGCTGCCATGCATCAAGGGGTGGTGATGAATGAAGCGCTGTATGCGAGTCTGGTTGCCTGGGTCGAGAAACATTATCGCGATCGGCTGGCGCCGGAGGATCTGGTCGATCCTGTGTTGGCGGTGGAGGTGCAGATTGCCCTGGAAGAACTGGAGGGTATTCTCGGTTTGCCGAGGCTTTATGCCAACTTTGCCCAGTAA
- the astD gene encoding succinylglutamate-semialdehyde dehydrogenase produces MHSHYLNGQWIAGDGAPLEVIDPSTGIVIWRGTQATENEVELACQAARAAFDRWAFGPVDERIAVCKRFRDLLKEQSEELALLIAHEVGKPLWEARTEVTTMANKIDISIQAYGARTGESFATVPDGKAVLRHRPHGVFGVFGPYNFPGHLPNGHIVPALIAGNTIVFKPSEYAPQTAIKTMELWIAAGLPAGVINLLNGGRDTGAALARHAELDGVLFTGSYQTGVMLHRQFAGQPGKMLALEMGGNNALVAWNIGNPDKLDAAVHHVVFSAFVSAGQRCTCARRLIVEDSPHGQVLLDRLVAVASRITVGRFDAVPPPFMGPVVSAQVASRLLDAQDDLLARGAKSLLLMRLLQPGTGFLSAGIVDVTEAGELPDEEWFGPLLQVIRVEDFTQAVRVANATGYGLAAGLLSEDETLWRQFSVQARAGIVNWNRPTTGAASTAPFGGVGKSGNHRPSAYYAADYCAYPVASIETPELELPRQLSPGLLF; encoded by the coding sequence ATGCATAGTCACTACCTGAATGGCCAATGGATAGCCGGCGACGGTGCGCCGCTTGAAGTGATCGACCCCTCGACCGGCATAGTCATCTGGCGAGGCACGCAGGCGACCGAAAACGAAGTGGAGCTTGCCTGCCAGGCTGCGCGCGCGGCCTTCGACCGCTGGGCATTTGGCCCGGTCGATGAGCGCATTGCGGTGTGCAAGCGCTTTCGCGATCTGCTGAAGGAACAGAGCGAGGAACTTGCCCTGCTGATTGCGCACGAAGTCGGCAAGCCCTTGTGGGAAGCGCGTACCGAAGTCACGACGATGGCAAACAAGATCGATATTTCCATTCAGGCCTATGGAGCGCGCACTGGCGAATCGTTTGCCACCGTCCCCGATGGCAAGGCGGTGCTGCGACATCGGCCGCATGGCGTGTTCGGTGTATTCGGGCCGTACAATTTTCCCGGCCATCTGCCGAATGGCCATATTGTGCCGGCACTGATCGCCGGCAACACCATCGTTTTCAAGCCCAGTGAATATGCACCGCAAACTGCAATCAAGACAATGGAACTCTGGATCGCGGCCGGCTTGCCAGCTGGTGTGATTAACCTGCTCAACGGTGGACGCGACACCGGGGCAGCGCTGGCGCGCCATGCAGAACTGGATGGCGTTCTTTTTACCGGCAGCTACCAGACCGGCGTCATGTTGCACAGACAGTTCGCAGGGCAGCCGGGAAAAATGCTGGCCCTGGAAATGGGCGGCAACAATGCGCTGGTTGCGTGGAACATCGGCAATCCGGACAAGCTGGATGCCGCCGTTCATCATGTCGTGTTTTCAGCCTTTGTCAGCGCTGGTCAGCGTTGTACCTGCGCGCGCCGCCTGATTGTTGAAGATTCGCCGCATGGACAGGTATTGCTCGACCGTTTGGTGGCCGTAGCGTCGCGAATTACGGTCGGACGTTTCGATGCGGTACCGCCGCCTTTCATGGGGCCGGTCGTGTCTGCTCAAGTCGCGTCCAGGCTTCTCGATGCGCAGGATGACCTGCTGGCGCGCGGCGCGAAAAGCCTGTTGCTGATGCGTTTGCTACAGCCGGGAACCGGATTCCTATCGGCCGGCATCGTCGATGTGACCGAAGCCGGGGAGCTGCCCGATGAAGAATGGTTCGGCCCGCTGCTGCAGGTAATCCGCGTAGAGGATTTTACGCAGGCGGTACGTGTGGCAAATGCAACCGGGTATGGCCTTGCTGCCGGCCTGCTGAGCGAAGATGAAACCCTGTGGCGACAATTCTCCGTGCAGGCGCGGGCCGGCATCGTGAACTGGAACCGGCCTACCACGGGTGCGGCCAGCACCGCCCCGTTCGGCGGTGTCGGCAAGTCAGGCAATCATCGTCCCAGCGCGTATTATGCTGCCGACTACTGCGCCTATCCGGTAGCGTCGATAGAAACGCCGGAACTGGAATTGCCCAGGCAGCTTTCGCCCGGTCTGCTGTTCTAA
- the astA gene encoding arginine N-succinyltransferase, producing MLVVRAIREGDLEGLLELATQVGPGMTTLKPDRAALGRRIEIACASFAETIAPAQRDYVFVMEDTARNRLAGVSAIKSAVGLDEPFYNYRLGTLVHSSNELKIFSRMDTLYLSNDLTGCAELCSLFLHPDYRTGSNGKLLSKCRFLFIAQFPHLFPEKLIAEMRGFQRSDGTSPFWDSLGRHFFKMDFSRADDLTSLGQKSFIAELMPRHPLYVAYLPQEAQDVIGRVHVDTAPARHLLEQEGMHYEGYVDIFDAGPVLQARVIELRAVRESEMATVDDLSGDVAGVPCLVATNSMQQFRIIATDAFPEQGRIGLDDSHQALLGIHAGDPVRTMALNPKKILHA from the coding sequence ATGCTAGTGGTACGCGCTATCAGAGAAGGAGACCTGGAAGGCTTGCTTGAATTGGCCACCCAGGTCGGGCCGGGAATGACCACACTCAAGCCCGATCGCGCGGCGCTGGGCCGGCGCATCGAAATCGCCTGTGCCTCGTTCGCGGAAACCATTGCGCCTGCGCAGCGCGACTATGTTTTCGTGATGGAGGATACGGCGCGTAACCGACTGGCAGGCGTGTCTGCCATCAAGAGCGCGGTGGGACTCGACGAACCGTTCTATAACTATCGACTCGGCACACTGGTACATTCCAGCAACGAACTGAAGATTTTTTCGCGCATGGATACCTTGTATCTGTCGAACGACCTGACCGGTTGCGCGGAACTGTGTTCGCTGTTTTTGCACCCCGATTACCGCACTGGCAGCAATGGCAAACTGCTGTCGAAATGCCGTTTCCTGTTCATCGCGCAATTCCCGCATCTGTTTCCCGAAAAACTGATCGCCGAAATGCGCGGCTTCCAGCGTAGCGACGGCACATCGCCATTCTGGGATAGTCTGGGCAGGCACTTCTTCAAGATGGATTTCAGCCGCGCGGATGATCTCACCAGCCTTGGACAAAAATCCTTCATCGCCGAACTGATGCCGCGCCACCCCTTGTATGTCGCCTATCTGCCGCAAGAAGCGCAGGACGTCATTGGCCGCGTGCATGTCGACACGGCACCGGCGCGGCATCTGCTGGAGCAGGAAGGCATGCATTACGAAGGCTATGTCGACATTTTCGATGCCGGCCCGGTACTGCAGGCGAGGGTGATTGAACTGCGTGCGGTGCGCGAAAGCGAAATGGCGACAGTCGACGACTTGTCCGGCGATGTCGCAGGCGTGCCCTGTCTTGTCGCCACAAATTCGATGCAACAGTTCCGTATCATCGCGACGGATGCCTTTCCGGAACAAGGCCGTATTGGCCTTGATGATTCGCACCAAGCCTTGCTCGGCATTCACGCCGGGGACCCGGTGCGCACGATGGCGCTTAACCCGAAGAAGATACTCCATGCATAG
- a CDS encoding arginine N-succinyltransferase, translating into MYVVRPVEARDVPLLEALATASTPGVHTLPRTRKTIERAVERSLASFSAAPEMPSEEAYFFVMEGPDETIAGTAAISATAGATGTFFAFRHDVLSQVSRDLNISHHVDALSLCSDLTSYSQLSGFHLCDRRAVGGAALLSRARLLFAAVAPQRFSDKFFASMSGMTDTNGRSPFWEALGRKFFGMDFLEAERMIEGARNRTLIVELMPHYPVYVPLLPNEAQAALGQVHAEAELPFRILSAEGFEPDKYVDIFDGGPVLRAHRNALRSFSASTLRRAYAGDADNAGAETWMIATAREENFRALLVQCRIVELSGEIILPQAVLRKLELSEGEFVLCVKS; encoded by the coding sequence ATGTACGTCGTCCGGCCTGTAGAAGCAAGGGATGTCCCGCTGCTGGAAGCGCTGGCGACGGCGTCCACTCCTGGCGTACATACCTTGCCGCGAACGCGCAAGACCATCGAACGCGCGGTGGAGCGCTCGCTCGCATCGTTTTCCGCTGCTCCCGAGATGCCGAGCGAAGAAGCCTATTTTTTCGTGATGGAAGGACCGGATGAGACGATTGCCGGCACCGCGGCCATATCGGCGACGGCCGGCGCGACCGGCACCTTCTTCGCCTTTCGACATGATGTGTTGAGCCAGGTGTCGCGCGACCTGAATATCAGCCATCACGTCGATGCGCTCAGTTTGTGTTCGGATCTGACCAGCTATTCGCAATTGTCGGGATTTCATCTATGCGACCGGCGCGCCGTTGGCGGCGCGGCGCTTCTGTCGCGTGCGCGCCTGCTGTTTGCGGCAGTTGCGCCGCAGCGCTTCAGCGACAAGTTCTTTGCATCGATGTCGGGCATGACCGATACGAACGGCCGCTCGCCGTTTTGGGAAGCATTGGGCCGCAAGTTTTTCGGAATGGATTTTCTGGAGGCCGAACGCATGATCGAGGGCGCGCGCAACCGCACACTGATCGTCGAACTGATGCCGCACTATCCAGTCTATGTTCCCCTGTTGCCCAATGAGGCCCAAGCTGCATTGGGCCAGGTGCATGCAGAAGCCGAACTGCCGTTCCGTATCTTGTCGGCGGAAGGTTTCGAGCCCGACAAGTATGTGGATATTTTTGACGGCGGACCGGTACTGCGGGCACACAGGAATGCCTTGCGTTCCTTTTCCGCGTCGACGCTGCGTCGTGCCTACGCCGGCGATGCCGACAACGCCGGGGCAGAAACCTGGATGATCGCCACTGCACGTGAAGAAAATTTCCGGGCGCTGCTCGTCCAATGCAGGATCGTCGAACTGTCGGGCGAGATCATCCTGCCGCAAGCAGTATTGCGCAAGCTCGAACTGAGCGAAGGCGAATTTGTACTGTGCGTGAAATCATGA
- the astC gene encoding acetylornithine/succinylornithine family transaminase: MNAIPGQDTESGFAVEPVTRQTFDEVMVPTYAPSSMVPVRAQGLNLWDQEGKQYLDFTAGIAVTGLGHSHPAVVEALRTQADKLWHAGNGYTNEPVLQLARALTEATFADRAFFSNSGAEANEAAFKLARKYAHAKFGPHKSRIVSCLNSFHGRTLFTVSVGGQSKYTEGYEPLPAELLHVPFNDIEAARAAITDEVCAVVVEPVQGEGGVMPADPAYLKALREFCNARGALLIFDEVQCGMGRTGKLFAYMGYGVTPDILTSAKALGNGYPIGAMLTTETIAAVFTPGAHGTTFGGNPLATAVALRVLQIINTPAFLARVNQMAQYLVGKLAVVVRDYPKMFSLVRGSGLMLGIVLADQYLGKAKDIVKSAEAHGLMLLIAGPDVVRLLPALVVSEEQIDEGISRLRQAIDAVIEPTSVNQ, translated from the coding sequence ATGAACGCGATTCCGGGACAAGATACCGAATCCGGCTTTGCAGTCGAGCCCGTCACCCGCCAGACTTTCGATGAAGTCATGGTGCCCACCTATGCGCCGAGTTCCATGGTGCCGGTGCGGGCGCAAGGACTCAACTTGTGGGATCAGGAGGGCAAGCAATATCTCGACTTTACCGCCGGCATTGCCGTCACTGGCCTTGGCCATTCGCATCCGGCGGTGGTCGAGGCACTGCGCACTCAGGCCGACAAGCTATGGCATGCAGGCAATGGCTACACCAACGAGCCTGTGCTGCAGTTGGCGCGTGCGCTCACCGAAGCGACTTTCGCCGACCGTGCTTTTTTTTCCAATTCCGGTGCGGAAGCCAATGAAGCCGCGTTCAAACTGGCCCGCAAATATGCACATGCGAAATTCGGGCCGCACAAATCGCGCATCGTATCCTGCCTCAATTCCTTTCATGGCCGTACCCTGTTCACGGTATCGGTCGGCGGCCAGTCGAAATACACCGAGGGCTACGAGCCCTTGCCGGCGGAATTGCTGCATGTGCCTTTCAACGACATCGAGGCTGCCCGGGCCGCGATCACCGACGAGGTTTGCGCCGTGGTGGTCGAACCGGTGCAAGGCGAGGGCGGCGTCATGCCGGCCGATCCGGCGTATCTGAAAGCCTTGCGCGAATTCTGCAATGCACGCGGTGCGCTGCTGATCTTCGACGAAGTGCAGTGCGGCATGGGGCGCACCGGAAAACTGTTTGCCTACATGGGCTATGGGGTAACGCCGGATATCCTGACATCGGCCAAGGCGCTCGGCAACGGTTATCCCATCGGAGCCATGCTGACCACCGAAACTATCGCCGCTGTTTTCACACCCGGCGCGCATGGCACCACTTTCGGCGGCAATCCGCTCGCCACCGCCGTCGCCTTGCGGGTACTGCAAATCATCAATACCCCGGCCTTTCTGGCGCGAGTCAACCAGATGGCGCAATATCTTGTCGGCAAACTCGCCGTCGTCGTGCGCGATTACCCGAAGATGTTTTCGCTGGTGCGCGGCAGCGGCCTGATGCTCGGCATCGTGCTTGCGGACCAATATCTGGGCAAGGCCAAAGACATCGTCAAGTCGGCCGAGGCGCATGGCTTGATGCTGCTGATCGCCGGACCCGACGTGGTGCGCCTGCTGCCGGCCCTGGTCGTCAGCGAAGAGCAGATCGACGAAGGCATTTCCCGCCTGCGACAGGCGATCGATGCGGTGATCGAGCCCACATCGGTAAACCAGTAG
- a CDS encoding aldehyde dehydrogenase family protein: MENIKHALNTLGVDLARYEGSDLHSVSPISGATLASLRCDTPQQVSDRIARAHAAFAQWRMVPAPRRGELVRLFGEELRTHKDALGRLVTMEAGKILQEGWGEVQEMIDICDFAVGLSRQLYGLTIASERPGHRMMETWHPLGVVGVISAFNFPVAVWSWNAALAFVCGNSVVWKPSEKTPLTAIAVQSLFEKAVARFGNDAPEGLSELIIGGREAGAALVDDARLPLVSATGSTRMGREVAVRCAQRLGRSLLELGGNNAMIVAPSADLELATRAIVFSAVGTAGQRCTSLRRLFVHDSVYDTLVPRLKKVYDTLPVGNPLEPGNLIGPLIDAAAFEAMQTALDKARMEGGKVHGGERVSVAGCEGAYYVKPALAEMAEQTGIMHHETFAPILYIVRYGKIEQAIAWNNAVPQGLSSSIFTTDVREAELFMSAAGSDCGIANVNIGPSGAEIGGAFGGEKETGGGRESGSDAWKAYMRRATNTINYSHALPLAQGISFDI; this comes from the coding sequence ATGGAAAACATCAAGCATGCGCTGAACACGCTCGGTGTCGATCTGGCACGCTACGAAGGAAGCGATTTGCACAGCGTATCGCCGATCTCCGGCGCGACGCTCGCGAGCCTGCGATGCGATACGCCGCAACAGGTCTCGGACCGGATCGCGCGTGCCCATGCCGCCTTTGCGCAATGGCGCATGGTGCCGGCGCCCCGGCGCGGCGAGCTGGTCCGCCTGTTCGGCGAGGAACTGCGCACCCACAAGGATGCGCTCGGCAGACTGGTCACCATGGAAGCCGGGAAAATCCTGCAGGAAGGCTGGGGCGAGGTGCAGGAAATGATCGATATCTGCGACTTCGCGGTCGGTTTGTCGCGTCAGCTCTATGGTCTGACGATTGCGTCCGAGCGGCCGGGGCACCGCATGATGGAAACCTGGCATCCGCTGGGCGTGGTCGGCGTGATTTCGGCATTCAATTTTCCGGTCGCCGTCTGGTCATGGAATGCGGCGCTGGCCTTTGTCTGTGGAAACAGCGTGGTATGGAAGCCGTCCGAAAAAACGCCGCTGACCGCGATAGCGGTCCAGTCCTTGTTTGAAAAGGCTGTCGCCCGCTTCGGCAATGATGCGCCGGAAGGCTTGTCGGAGTTGATCATCGGCGGACGTGAAGCGGGCGCGGCATTGGTGGACGATGCGCGCCTACCGCTGGTCAGCGCCACTGGCAGTACGCGCATGGGGCGCGAAGTGGCGGTGCGCTGCGCGCAACGGCTGGGGCGTTCCCTGCTCGAACTGGGCGGCAATAACGCAATGATTGTGGCCCCCAGCGCCGACCTCGAACTGGCAACCCGGGCCATCGTGTTCTCGGCGGTGGGTACGGCGGGGCAGCGCTGCACCAGCCTGCGCCGCCTGTTCGTGCATGACAGCGTCTACGATACCTTGGTGCCACGCCTGAAGAAAGTGTATGACACTCTGCCTGTCGGAAACCCGCTGGAGCCTGGCAATCTGATCGGTCCGCTGATCGATGCCGCCGCCTTCGAGGCCATGCAAACCGCGCTGGACAAGGCGCGAATGGAAGGCGGCAAGGTGCACGGCGGCGAACGCGTCAGTGTTGCCGGCTGCGAAGGCGCTTATTACGTCAAACCGGCGCTGGCCGAGATGGCTGAACAAACCGGCATCATGCATCACGAAACCTTCGCACCCATTCTCTATATTGTGCGATATGGCAAGATCGAACAGGCCATTGCCTGGAACAATGCCGTGCCGCAAGGCCTGTCATCGAGCATTTTTACAACTGACGTGCGCGAAGCCGAATTGTTCATGTCGGCGGCGGGCAGCGACTGCGGCATTGCCAATGTCAATATCGGTCCCAGCGGCGCGGAGATCGGCGGCGCGTTCGGCGGGGAAAAGGAAACCGGCGGTGGCCGCGAATCCGGGTCGGATGCATGGAAAGCCTATATGCGGCGTGCAACCAATACGATCAACTACAGCCATGCGCTCCCCTTGGCACAAGGGATCAGCTTCGACATTTGA
- a CDS encoding saccharopine dehydrogenase family protein, which yields MKNKVILLGAGKIGDAILNLLAYSGDYALTVADRDAQRLAHVRQMGFPEVTTTLVDISDAKAVVDLIDGHDVALSACPYFLTPVIAGAAKKAGAHYFDLTEDVESTRVVKQLAEDAATAFVPQCGLAPGFISIVANDVASRFDTLRDVTMRVGALPTFPSNALKYNLTWSTDGLINEYCNPCEAIVDGQLREVSPLEEVEHFSLDGIDYEAFNTSGGLGTLCESLAGKVQNLNYKTVRYPGHRDIIKMLVRDLQLGLLDRRPILKEVLESAIPITRQDVVLVFASVCGMREGRLEQETYAKKIYSQPVNGHLLSAIQVTTAAGICTMVDLVMQGHLPRRGLVRQEQARLQQFLDNRFGRFYAA from the coding sequence ATGAAAAACAAAGTCATCCTCCTCGGCGCCGGGAAAATCGGCGACGCCATTCTCAACCTGCTGGCGTACAGCGGCGACTATGCGTTGACGGTCGCCGACCGGGATGCGCAGCGTCTCGCCCACGTCCGACAAATGGGCTTTCCCGAGGTGACGACAACGCTGGTCGATATCAGCGATGCCAAGGCGGTGGTCGATCTGATCGATGGTCATGACGTCGCCTTGTCCGCCTGCCCCTACTTTTTGACCCCGGTCATCGCCGGCGCGGCAAAAAAGGCTGGTGCCCATTATTTCGACCTGACCGAGGATGTGGAGAGCACCCGCGTCGTCAAGCAGTTGGCCGAAGATGCAGCGACCGCTTTCGTTCCCCAGTGCGGGCTGGCGCCAGGCTTCATTTCCATTGTCGCCAATGATGTGGCCAGCCGTTTCGATACGCTACGCGATGTCACTATGCGTGTCGGCGCGCTGCCGACCTTTCCGAGCAATGCATTGAAGTACAACCTTACCTGGAGCACCGACGGTCTGATCAATGAATATTGCAATCCCTGCGAAGCCATTGTCGACGGGCAGTTGCGCGAAGTGTCGCCGCTTGAGGAAGTGGAGCATTTTTCGCTCGACGGCATAGACTACGAAGCCTTCAACACATCCGGCGGCTTGGGCACCCTATGCGAAAGCCTCGCCGGTAAAGTGCAAAACCTCAACTACAAGACCGTGCGCTACCCCGGCCACCGGGATATCATCAAGATGCTCGTGCGCGACCTGCAACTGGGCTTGCTCGACCGGCGTCCCATTCTGAAGGAAGTTCTGGAGTCGGCTATTCCGATCACCCGGCAGGATGTCGTGCTGGTGTTTGCCAGCGTATGCGGCATGCGGGAAGGGCGCCTCGAACAGGAAACCTATGCGAAGAAAATTTATAGCCAGCCGGTCAATGGCCACCTGTTGTCGGCGATCCAGGTGACGACCGCCGCCGGGATTTGCACAATGGTGGACTTGGTCATGCAAGGCCATTTGCCCAGGCGCGGACTGGTCAGGCAAGAGCAGGCGAGATTGCAGCAGTTTCTGGATAACCGCTTCGGCCGTTTCTACGCGGCTTGA
- a CDS encoding Lrp/AsnC family transcriptional regulator, protein MKPLLDEVDNKILALLMDDARMPTATIAKRVDIARTTAIARIANLEKRGVIAGYGVRLNQELYQPAVRAYVGVAVDPRKAAPLVKLLQRMPEVETLCAVSGPVDYMLTLRCQSTGELDRLLDQIGAVDGVRQTSTSIILTKRIDRSPV, encoded by the coding sequence ATGAAACCCTTACTCGACGAAGTCGACAACAAGATCCTTGCCTTGCTGATGGATGACGCGCGCATGCCCACCGCCACCATCGCCAAGCGGGTTGACATCGCGCGCACCACTGCCATTGCGCGCATCGCCAATCTTGAAAAACGCGGTGTCATTGCCGGGTATGGCGTCAGGCTGAACCAGGAACTGTATCAGCCGGCGGTGCGCGCCTATGTCGGCGTCGCGGTCGACCCGCGCAAGGCCGCGCCGCTGGTCAAACTGCTGCAGCGCATGCCCGAAGTTGAAACCCTGTGCGCGGTAAGCGGCCCGGTCGATTACATGCTGACGCTGCGCTGCCAGTCCACCGGCGAGCTGGACCGCCTGCTCGACCAGATCGGCGCGGTCGACGGTGTGCGCCAAACCTCGACCTCGATCATCCTCACAAAACGGATTGATAGAAGTCCGGTGTGA